A portion of the Achromobacter sp. MFA1 R4 genome contains these proteins:
- a CDS encoding BolA family protein, translating into MLPTPAQVRQYIADGLPCEHLDVQGDGSHFDAIIVSTAFEGKRLIQRHQLVYAALGDRMKAEIHALSMRTLTPAEYQKAGE; encoded by the coding sequence ATGCTTCCCACTCCCGCGCAAGTCCGCCAATACATCGCGGACGGCCTGCCCTGTGAACATCTCGACGTGCAGGGCGACGGATCGCACTTTGACGCCATCATCGTCAGCACGGCCTTCGAAGGCAAACGCCTGATCCAGCGCCACCAGCTCGTCTACGCCGCGCTGGGCGACCGCATGAAAGCCGAGATCCACGCCCTGTCGATGCGCACCCTGACCCCCGCCGAATACCAGAAAGCGGGCGAATGA
- a CDS encoding ABC transporter ATP-binding protein, translating into MSAVSLENVSKIYSPRQRGWQKLLGRTPRPGFQALDNVSLNIEHGEFFGLLGPNGAGKTTLISILAGLAHATAGRATVCGYDVVADYKLARRALGVVPQELVYDPFFTVRETLRIQSGYFGLRKNDDWIDEILFNLGLADKANSNMRALSGGMKRRVLVAQALVHRPPVIVLDEPTAGVDVDLRRTLWEFISRLNKAGHTIMLTTHYLEEAEALCNRIAMLKGGRIVALDTTQALLARVGGVDLEDAFVRIMHQDDDAAPRALQPEEISS; encoded by the coding sequence GTCCGCCGTCAGCCTAGAAAACGTCTCAAAGATCTACTCGCCGCGCCAGCGCGGCTGGCAGAAGCTGCTCGGGCGCACGCCCCGTCCCGGCTTCCAGGCGCTGGACAACGTCAGCCTGAATATCGAGCACGGCGAATTCTTCGGCCTGCTCGGGCCCAACGGCGCAGGCAAGACCACGCTCATCTCCATCCTGGCCGGCCTGGCCCATGCCACCGCAGGCCGCGCCACGGTCTGTGGCTACGACGTCGTGGCCGACTACAAGTTGGCGCGGCGCGCATTGGGCGTGGTGCCGCAGGAACTGGTCTACGACCCGTTCTTCACGGTCCGCGAGACGCTGCGCATCCAGTCCGGCTATTTCGGCCTGCGCAAGAACGACGACTGGATCGACGAAATCCTGTTCAACCTGGGCCTGGCCGACAAGGCCAATTCCAACATGCGCGCGCTGTCCGGCGGCATGAAGCGGCGCGTGCTGGTGGCGCAGGCGCTGGTGCACCGGCCGCCGGTCATCGTCCTGGACGAGCCCACCGCGGGCGTGGACGTAGACCTGCGCCGCACGCTGTGGGAGTTCATCTCGCGCCTGAACAAGGCCGGCCACACCATCATGCTCACCACCCACTACCTGGAAGAGGCGGAGGCCCTCTGCAACCGCATCGCCATGCTCAAAGGCGGGCGCATCGTGGCGCTGGACACCACCCAGGCCCTGCTGGCGCGCGTGGGCGGGGTGGACCTGGAAGACGCCTTCGTGCGCATCATGCACCAGGACGACGATGCCGCCCCCCGCGCCCTGCAACCCGAAGAGATCTCCTCATGA
- the hisF gene encoding imidazole glycerol phosphate synthase subunit HisF — translation MTTSSSTPGAGAPVQNALTRRIIPCLDVTAGRVVKGVNFVNLLDAGDPVEIARRYNEQGADELTFLDITATSDGRDLILPIIEQVASQVFIPLTVGGGVRQVSDIQRLLNAGADKISINSAAVANPELVRAASDYHGSQCVVVAIDARRVSAPGEPARWEVFTHGGRKATGLDAVAWARRMAAYGAGEILLTSMDRDGTKSGFDLELTRTVSDAVPVPVIASGGVGNLQHLADGVTTGRASAVLAASIFHFGQHTVGECKRFMAEQGIEVRLD, via the coding sequence ATGACCACATCAAGCAGCACCCCCGGGGCCGGCGCACCTGTGCAGAACGCGCTGACCCGCCGCATCATTCCCTGCCTGGACGTCACGGCCGGCCGCGTCGTCAAGGGCGTGAACTTCGTCAACCTGCTCGACGCGGGCGATCCGGTCGAAATCGCCCGCCGCTACAACGAGCAGGGCGCCGACGAACTCACGTTCCTGGACATCACAGCCACCAGCGACGGCCGCGACCTGATCCTGCCCATCATCGAGCAGGTCGCCTCGCAGGTCTTCATTCCGCTGACGGTGGGCGGCGGCGTGCGCCAGGTGTCCGACATCCAGCGCCTGCTCAATGCCGGCGCCGACAAGATCAGCATCAACAGCGCCGCGGTGGCCAATCCGGAACTCGTGCGCGCCGCGTCCGACTACCACGGCTCGCAATGCGTGGTCGTGGCCATCGACGCGCGCCGCGTCTCCGCGCCCGGCGAACCGGCCCGCTGGGAAGTCTTCACCCATGGCGGCCGCAAGGCCACCGGCCTGGATGCCGTGGCCTGGGCGCGCCGCATGGCCGCCTACGGCGCGGGCGAAATCCTGCTCACCAGCATGGACCGCGACGGCACCAAGTCCGGCTTCGACCTGGAACTGACCCGCACCGTCTCGGACGCCGTGCCGGTGCCCGTCATCGCCTCCGGCGGCGTGGGCAACCTGCAGCATCTGGCCGACGGCGTCACCACCGGCCGCGCCAGCGCGGTGCTGGCCGCCAGCATCTTCCACTTCGGCCAGCATACCGTCGGCGAGTGCAAGCGCTTCATGGCCGAACAAGGCATCGAAGT
- the hisA gene encoding 1-(5-phosphoribosyl)-5-[(5-phosphoribosylamino)methylideneamino]imidazole-4-carboxamide isomerase has product MLLIPAIDLKDGRCVRLRQGDLDDATVFSEDPAAMANRWLDQGARRLHLVDLNGAVAGKPKNEAPIKAILEAVGDDIPVQIGGGIRDLDTIERYLDAGISYVIIGTAAVKNPGFLQDACGAFPGQIIVGLDARDGKIATDGWSKLTRHDVLDLAKKFEDYGCEAIIYTDIGRDGMLSGVNVEATVRLAQHVRIPVYASGGIAGIQDIEALCAVEEEGVEGAILGRSIYEGTLDFQAAQARADELAK; this is encoded by the coding sequence ATGCTGCTGATCCCCGCCATCGATCTCAAAGACGGGCGTTGCGTGCGCCTGCGCCAGGGTGACCTGGACGATGCAACGGTGTTCTCCGAAGACCCCGCCGCCATGGCCAACCGCTGGCTGGACCAGGGCGCGCGCCGCCTGCACCTGGTCGACCTGAACGGCGCCGTCGCCGGCAAACCCAAGAACGAAGCCCCCATCAAGGCGATCCTGGAGGCCGTCGGCGACGACATCCCCGTCCAGATCGGCGGCGGCATCCGCGACCTCGACACCATCGAACGCTATCTCGACGCCGGCATCTCCTACGTGATCATCGGCACCGCCGCGGTCAAGAACCCGGGCTTCCTGCAGGACGCCTGCGGCGCCTTCCCCGGCCAGATCATCGTCGGCCTGGACGCGCGCGACGGCAAGATCGCCACCGACGGCTGGAGCAAACTCACCCGCCACGACGTGCTGGATCTGGCCAAGAAGTTCGAAGACTACGGCTGCGAAGCCATCATCTACACCGACATCGGCCGCGATGGCATGCTGTCGGGCGTCAACGTCGAAGCCACGGTCCGCCTGGCCCAGCACGTGCGCATCCCCGTGTACGCATCGGGCGGCATCGCCGGCATCCAGGACATCGAAGCCCTGTGCGCCGTCGAAGAAGAAGGCGTCGAAGGCGCCATCCTGGGCCGCAGCATCTACGAAGGCACGCTCGACTTCCAGGCCGCGCAGGCGCGCGCCGACGAACTGGCAAAATGA
- the murA gene encoding UDP-N-acetylglucosamine 1-carboxyvinyltransferase, with the protein MDKLRITGGARLHGEISISGAKNSALPILCAGLLTADTLVLSNVPRLNDTGTMLRLLARMGVRAERGDDGVVTLQAGNVDNLEAPYDLVKTMRASILVLGPLVARFGEARVSLPGGCTIGQRPVDQHIKGLAALGAEISIEHGFVVARAKRLKGASIRTDMVTVTGTENLLMAAVLAEGRTVLENAAREPEVVDLAELLIKMGARIQGHGTDRIVIDGVDRLHGAEHRVISDRIEAGTFLCAVGAAGGDILLKNADAGILGATLDKLAEAGLTIETGPDWIRGAMDKRPKAVGFRTHEYPGFATDMQAQLMALDAVAEGTSVIVETIFENRYMHVQELRRMGAQIDIDGHTAIVRGVPRLSGASVMATDLRASASLVIAGLAADGDTLIDRIYHLDRGYDQMEVKLRALGADIQRVTGKEQAR; encoded by the coding sequence ATGGACAAGCTACGCATCACCGGCGGCGCGCGGCTGCACGGCGAGATCTCGATTTCCGGCGCCAAGAACTCGGCCCTGCCGATCCTGTGCGCGGGCCTGCTCACCGCCGACACGCTGGTCCTGTCCAACGTGCCGCGCCTGAACGACACCGGCACCATGCTGCGCCTGCTCGCCCGCATGGGCGTGCGCGCCGAGCGCGGCGACGACGGCGTGGTCACGCTGCAGGCGGGCAACGTCGACAACCTGGAAGCGCCCTACGACCTGGTCAAGACGATGCGCGCCTCCATCCTGGTGCTGGGCCCGCTGGTCGCGCGCTTCGGCGAGGCCCGCGTCAGCCTGCCGGGCGGCTGCACCATCGGCCAGCGGCCGGTCGACCAGCACATCAAGGGACTGGCCGCGCTGGGCGCGGAAATCAGCATCGAACACGGCTTCGTCGTGGCGCGCGCCAAGCGCCTGAAGGGCGCCTCGATCCGCACCGACATGGTCACCGTCACCGGCACAGAAAACCTGCTGATGGCCGCCGTGCTGGCCGAAGGCCGCACCGTCCTGGAAAATGCGGCGCGCGAACCTGAAGTCGTCGACCTGGCCGAGCTGCTCATCAAGATGGGCGCCCGCATCCAGGGCCACGGCACCGACCGCATCGTCATCGACGGCGTGGACCGTCTGCATGGCGCCGAGCACCGCGTCATCTCGGACCGCATCGAGGCCGGCACCTTCCTGTGCGCGGTCGGCGCGGCGGGCGGCGACATCCTGCTCAAGAACGCCGACGCCGGCATCCTGGGCGCCACCCTGGACAAGCTGGCCGAAGCCGGCCTGACCATCGAGACCGGCCCCGACTGGATCCGCGGCGCCATGGACAAGCGTCCCAAGGCCGTGGGCTTTCGCACGCACGAGTACCCGGGTTTCGCCACCGACATGCAGGCCCAGCTGATGGCGCTGGACGCCGTGGCCGAGGGCACGTCGGTCATCGTCGAAACCATCTTCGAAAACCGCTACATGCACGTGCAGGAACTGCGCCGCATGGGCGCCCAGATCGACATCGACGGCCACACCGCCATCGTGCGCGGCGTGCCGCGCCTGTCGGGCGCCAGCGTCATGGCCACCGACCTGCGCGCGTCGGCCAGCCTGGTCATCGCCGGCCTGGCCGCCGACGGCGACACGCTGATCGACCGCATCTACCACCTGGATCGCGGCTACGACCAGATGGAAGTGAAACTGCGCGCCCTGGGCGCGGATATCCAACGCGTTACCGGCAAGGAACAGGCTCGATGA
- the hisD gene encoding histidinol dehydrogenase, which yields MALINRLDSRDPGFKSALSKLLAFEATEDESIDRAAASILADVRARGDAALVEYTQRFDRMPDATAHTLEIPKADWHAALAALPAAQRNALEAAADRVRAYHERQRAETWTYTEADGTLLGQQVTPLDRVGLYVPGGKAAYPSSVLMNAIPAKVAGVQELIMVTPTPDGVRNPIVLAAAAISGVDRVFAIGGAQAVGALAYGTDTVPAVDKIVGPGNAYVAAAKRRVFGVVGIDMIAGPSEILVICDGKTPADWIAMDLFSQAEHDELAQSILLCPDAAFIEEVEASIARLLPTMPRADILRVSLANRGALIQVRDLDEACQIANDIAPEHLEISTEQPEVWTARIRHAGAIFMGRFSSEALGDYCAGPNHVLPTSRTARFSSPLGVYDFQKRSSLIQVSHAGAQTLGRIAAELALGEGLQAHAASAQYRVDKP from the coding sequence ATGGCCCTGATCAATCGTCTCGACTCCCGCGATCCCGGATTCAAATCCGCCCTGTCCAAGCTGCTGGCCTTCGAGGCCACCGAGGACGAATCCATCGACCGCGCCGCCGCCAGCATCCTGGCCGACGTGCGCGCGCGCGGCGACGCCGCGCTGGTGGAATACACGCAGCGCTTTGACCGCATGCCGGACGCGACGGCCCATACGCTGGAAATCCCCAAGGCCGACTGGCATGCGGCCCTGGCCGCGCTGCCGGCCGCCCAGCGCAACGCGCTGGAAGCCGCCGCCGACCGCGTGCGCGCCTACCACGAGCGCCAGCGCGCCGAGACCTGGACCTACACCGAAGCCGACGGCACCCTGCTGGGCCAGCAGGTCACGCCCCTGGACCGCGTGGGCCTTTACGTGCCCGGCGGCAAGGCGGCCTACCCGTCATCGGTGCTGATGAACGCCATCCCGGCCAAGGTCGCGGGCGTGCAGGAACTGATCATGGTCACGCCCACGCCCGACGGCGTGCGCAACCCCATCGTGCTGGCCGCCGCCGCCATCAGCGGCGTGGACCGCGTGTTCGCCATCGGCGGCGCGCAGGCCGTGGGCGCGCTGGCCTACGGCACCGACACCGTGCCGGCCGTGGACAAGATCGTCGGACCGGGCAACGCTTATGTCGCCGCCGCCAAGCGCCGCGTCTTCGGCGTGGTCGGCATCGACATGATCGCCGGTCCCAGCGAAATCCTGGTCATCTGCGACGGCAAGACGCCGGCCGACTGGATCGCCATGGACCTGTTCTCGCAGGCCGAGCACGACGAACTCGCGCAATCCATCCTGCTGTGCCCCGACGCCGCCTTCATCGAAGAGGTCGAAGCGTCCATCGCGCGCCTCCTGCCCACCATGCCGCGCGCCGACATCCTGCGCGTCAGCCTGGCCAACCGCGGCGCGCTGATCCAGGTCCGCGACCTGGACGAGGCCTGCCAGATCGCCAACGACATCGCCCCCGAGCACCTGGAGATCTCCACCGAGCAGCCCGAAGTCTGGACCGCCCGCATCCGCCACGCCGGCGCCATCTTCATGGGCCGCTTCAGCTCCGAAGCCCTGGGCGACTACTGCGCCGGCCCGAACCACGTGCTGCCCACCTCGCGCACGGCGCGCTTCTCGTCGCCGCTGGGGGTCTATGACTTCCAGAAGCGTTCCAGCCTGATCCAGGTCTCGCACGCCGGCGCCCAGACGCTGGGCCGCATCGCCGCCGAACTGGCGCTGGGCGAGGGCCTGCAGGCGCACGCCGCCAGCGCCCAGTACCGGGTCGACAAGCCATGA
- the hisC gene encoding histidinol-phosphate transaminase: protein MRAVPAAGVAGRVQGTVRADILELAAYPVAHAEGCIKLDAMECPYELPEAVRDEIARAVRDTPLNRYPSADLSGLQAAVKTAFGIPDAADVLFGNGSDELIHIMVQACCNPGDVVLSPWPSFVYFDMAARFDHARFVGVPLTDDLTLDLPAMLAAIREHQPKLVFLATPNNPTGGLWSPEDVDAIIDAAPGLVVIDEAYQPFAGYTWMPQVLDAPNVVVMRTVSKIGLAGLRFGYLAGHPAWIAELNKVRPPYNLNVLTQATLHAVLRHKPVLDDQAARLRADREPLAAALAQLPGVRVFPSAANFILVRFSGKLDGNAVHLALKARKILIRNFSNAHPLLADCLRISVGAPAENAALLSALQEILSA from the coding sequence GTGCGCGCAGTTCCGGCGGCGGGCGTCGCCGGCCGCGTCCAAGGCACCGTCCGGGCCGACATCCTCGAACTGGCGGCCTATCCCGTCGCCCACGCCGAAGGCTGCATCAAGCTGGACGCGATGGAATGCCCGTACGAGCTGCCCGAGGCCGTGCGCGACGAGATCGCGCGCGCCGTCCGCGACACCCCGCTGAACCGCTATCCGTCCGCCGACCTGTCCGGGCTGCAGGCCGCCGTCAAGACGGCCTTCGGCATACCCGATGCGGCGGACGTGCTCTTCGGCAACGGCTCGGACGAGCTCATCCACATCATGGTGCAGGCCTGCTGCAACCCCGGGGATGTGGTCCTGTCGCCCTGGCCGTCGTTCGTGTATTTCGACATGGCGGCGCGCTTCGACCACGCCCGCTTCGTGGGCGTCCCGCTGACCGATGATCTGACCCTGGATCTGCCGGCCATGCTGGCGGCCATCCGCGAACACCAGCCCAAGCTCGTGTTCCTGGCCACGCCCAACAATCCCACCGGCGGCCTGTGGTCGCCCGAGGACGTGGACGCCATCATCGACGCCGCGCCGGGGCTGGTGGTGATCGACGAGGCCTACCAGCCGTTCGCCGGCTACACCTGGATGCCGCAGGTGCTGGACGCGCCCAACGTGGTGGTCATGCGCACCGTGTCCAAGATCGGCCTGGCGGGCCTGCGGTTCGGCTACCTGGCCGGCCATCCCGCCTGGATCGCCGAGCTGAACAAGGTGCGCCCGCCCTACAACCTGAACGTGCTGACCCAGGCCACGCTGCATGCCGTGCTGCGCCACAAGCCGGTGCTGGACGACCAGGCCGCCCGGCTGCGCGCCGACCGCGAACCGCTGGCCGCGGCCCTCGCGCAACTGCCCGGCGTCAGGGTATTCCCTTCCGCCGCCAACTTCATACTTGTTCGCTTTTCCGGCAAGCTGGACGGCAACGCCGTGCATCTGGCGCTGAAAGCGCGCAAAATATTGATTCGCAACTTCTCCAACGCCCACCCGCTGCTGGCTGACTGCCTGCGCATCTCGGTGGGCGCCCCGGCCGAGAACGCCGCCTTGCTATCCGCCCTGCAAGAGATCTTGAGTGCTTAA
- the hisH gene encoding imidazole glycerol phosphate synthase subunit HisH produces the protein MTTIAIVDYGMGNFHSVARALKYAAPDADIRICNQPQEIAAADRVVFPGQGAMADCMRTLNESGLRDAVVRAAREKPLLGVCVGEQMLFESSEEGATTCLGIFPGVVRRFSGPRFADLIPADDEACLADTGAAGLADTRPERLKVPHMGWNKVRHTRSHPIWDGIPDDSHFYFVHSYYADPADSGLTVGETDYGVTFTCAVAAANIFAVQFHPEKSAEHGLRLYRNFVDWQP, from the coding sequence GTGACCACTATCGCCATCGTCGATTACGGAATGGGCAATTTCCACTCCGTCGCACGCGCCCTGAAATACGCCGCGCCTGACGCCGACATCCGCATCTGCAACCAGCCCCAGGAGATCGCCGCGGCCGACCGCGTGGTGTTCCCGGGCCAGGGCGCCATGGCCGACTGCATGCGCACGCTGAACGAATCCGGCCTGCGCGACGCCGTCGTGCGCGCCGCCCGCGAAAAGCCCCTCCTGGGCGTCTGCGTCGGCGAACAGATGCTGTTCGAGTCCAGCGAAGAAGGCGCCACGACGTGCCTGGGCATTTTCCCGGGCGTCGTGCGCCGCTTTTCCGGTCCGCGCTTCGCGGACCTGATCCCCGCCGACGACGAGGCCTGCCTGGCCGACACCGGCGCCGCGGGCCTGGCCGACACCCGCCCCGAGCGCCTGAAGGTGCCGCACATGGGCTGGAACAAAGTCCGCCACACGCGTTCTCATCCCATCTGGGACGGCATTCCGGACGACTCGCACTTCTACTTCGTCCATAGTTATTACGCCGATCCGGCCGATTCCGGCCTGACAGTTGGTGAAACCGATTACGGCGTCACCTTTACCTGCGCGGTGGCGGCAGCTAACATTTTCGCGGTGCAGTTCCACCCCGAAAAGAGCGCCGAGCACGGTTTGCGCCTGTATCGCAATTTTGTAGACTGGCAGCCGTAG
- the hisB gene encoding imidazoleglycerol-phosphate dehydratase HisB, which translates to MRTAEITRNTNETRIRVAINLDGTGKQTIDTGVPFLDHMLDQIARHGLIDLDIKAEGDLHIDAHHTVEDVGITLGMAIAKAAGTKAGLRRYGHAYVPLDEALSRVVVDFSGRPGLEYHIPFTRSHIGSFDVDLTREFFQGLVNHALITLHIDNLRGFNAHHQAETVFKACGRALRMALEVDPRMGDVVPSTKGVL; encoded by the coding sequence ATGCGTACCGCAGAAATCACCCGCAACACCAACGAAACCCGCATCCGCGTGGCCATCAATCTGGATGGCACCGGCAAGCAGACGATCGACACGGGCGTGCCCTTCCTGGACCACATGCTGGACCAGATCGCGCGCCACGGCCTGATCGACCTGGACATCAAGGCCGAGGGCGACCTGCACATCGACGCGCATCACACGGTGGAAGACGTGGGCATCACGCTGGGCATGGCCATCGCCAAGGCGGCGGGCACCAAGGCCGGCCTGCGCCGCTACGGCCACGCCTACGTGCCGCTGGACGAAGCGCTGTCGCGCGTCGTGGTGGACTTTTCCGGCCGTCCCGGCCTGGAATACCACATCCCCTTCACGCGCTCGCACATCGGCAGCTTCGACGTGGATCTCACCCGCGAATTCTTCCAGGGCCTGGTCAACCACGCGCTCATCACGCTGCACATCGACAACCTGCGCGGGTTCAACGCCCACCACCAGGCGGAAACCGTCTTCAAGGCCTGTGGCCGCGCGCTGCGCATGGCCCTGGAAGTCGACCCCCGCATGGGCGACGTCGTGCCCTCCACCAAGGGCGTGCTGTAA
- the hisG gene encoding ATP phosphoribosyltransferase: MSNAPVTPLTLALSKGRIFEETMPLLAEAGIEVPENPESSRKLILPTSDPGLRLIIVRASDVPTYVQYGAADLGIAGKDVLIEHAKEQPGGLYQPIDLNIAKCRLAVAVRNGFDYEAAVHQGARLRVATKYVQSAREHFAAKGVYVDIIKLYGSMELAPLVGLADCIVDLVSTGGTLRANDLVAVEDVMPISSRLIVNQAALKTRGDRLQPLLDAFARAASRNV, from the coding sequence ATGAGCAATGCCCCCGTCACCCCCCTGACCCTGGCGCTGTCCAAGGGCCGCATCTTCGAAGAAACCATGCCGCTGCTGGCGGAAGCCGGCATCGAGGTCCCCGAGAATCCGGAAAGCTCGCGCAAGCTCATCCTGCCCACCAGCGATCCCGGCCTGCGCCTGATCATCGTGCGCGCCTCCGACGTGCCCACGTACGTGCAGTACGGCGCGGCGGACCTGGGCATCGCGGGCAAGGACGTGCTCATCGAGCACGCCAAGGAGCAGCCCGGCGGCCTGTACCAGCCCATCGACCTGAACATCGCCAAGTGCCGGCTGGCCGTGGCCGTGCGCAACGGTTTCGACTACGAGGCGGCCGTCCACCAGGGCGCGCGTCTGCGCGTGGCCACCAAGTACGTGCAATCAGCCCGTGAACACTTCGCGGCCAAGGGTGTGTACGTCGACATCATCAAGCTGTATGGTTCGATGGAACTGGCGCCGCTGGTCGGGCTGGCCGACTGCATCGTCGATCTGGTGTCCACGGGCGGCACGCTGCGCGCGAACGACCTGGTCGCCGTGGAAGACGTCATGCCGATCTCCTCGCGCCTGATCGTCAACCAGGCTGCCCTGAAGACCCGCGGCGACCGCCTGCAACCGCTGCTGGACGCCTTCGCAAGAGCCGCCTCCCGCAACGTCTGA
- a CDS encoding ABC transporter permease, which translates to MTQPATPAGQPLVQPRLDAGSGFPTLLRKELLRFWKVSFQTIAAPVITALLYLLVFAHVLEGRVTVYGTVPYTSFLIPGLMMMSMLQNAFANPSSSLIQSRITGNLVFMLLPPLSHRDIFGAYVLAAIARGLAVGLCVWAVALFFVPLAPAHPQWVLVFAVLACGIMGALGLIAGLWSEKFDQLAAFQNFLIMPATFLSGVFYSIHTLPPFWQSVSHWNPIFYTIDGFRYGFFSVSDVSPWHSLAVVTGVFLALSTYALRLLASGYKLRN; encoded by the coding sequence ATGACCCAGCCCGCCACGCCCGCCGGCCAGCCGCTGGTGCAGCCCCGCCTGGACGCCGGTTCCGGCTTTCCGACCCTGCTGCGCAAGGAACTGCTGCGCTTCTGGAAGGTCAGCTTCCAGACCATCGCCGCGCCCGTCATCACGGCGCTGCTGTACCTGCTGGTCTTCGCACACGTCCTGGAAGGGCGCGTCACGGTGTACGGCACCGTGCCCTACACGTCCTTCCTGATCCCCGGGCTCATGATGATGAGCATGCTGCAGAACGCGTTCGCCAACCCGTCCTCGTCGCTCATCCAGAGCCGCATCACCGGCAACCTCGTCTTCATGCTGCTGCCGCCGCTGTCGCACCGGGACATTTTCGGCGCCTACGTGCTGGCCGCCATCGCGCGCGGCCTGGCGGTCGGGCTGTGCGTGTGGGCCGTGGCGCTGTTCTTCGTGCCGCTTGCGCCCGCCCATCCGCAGTGGGTCCTGGTCTTTGCCGTGCTGGCCTGCGGCATCATGGGCGCGCTGGGCCTGATCGCGGGCCTGTGGTCCGAAAAATTCGACCAGCTCGCGGCCTTCCAGAACTTCCTGATCATGCCGGCCACCTTCCTGTCCGGCGTGTTCTATTCCATCCATACGCTGCCGCCGTTCTGGCAAAGCGTCTCGCACTGGAACCCCATCTTCTACACCATCGACGGATTCCGCTACGGCTTCTTCTCGGTGTCGGACGTCTCGCCCTGGCACAGCCTGGCGGTGGTGACGGGGGTGTTCCTTGCGCTCTCGACTTACGCGCTGCGGCTCCTGGCCAGCGGCTACAAACTCAGGAACTGA